In Drosophila santomea strain STO CAGO 1482 chromosome 2L, Prin_Dsan_1.1, whole genome shotgun sequence, a single window of DNA contains:
- the LOC120458791 gene encoding accessory gland protein Acp29AB, whose protein sequence is MLGSTKIILCAFALLYPYGSLIEAQDGRGYVCLLTDPANQCSAYCVSALQPVIDHLSQEQQDRGTCEVKLNETVAKLDQIGDQLTATQIQIEIHNALLVSNLTKAIPQDLEQRLKGIEGNQSALSSQLKDGQKSTASQLTAIQKTLSEIERKLVLQRYQQIGSRYFYIEHNLVVNWRTAEQMCIDMGGHLAAFQNEQEYNAIAGQLNKANYWLGVNDLAKQGEFISLASGKRATYFRWRKNEPKYNNPTQHCAYVFGHENVMIVLSCTTDLMHFICQSDSNV, encoded by the coding sequence ATGCTTGGGTCCACGAAAATTATTTTGTGCGCATTTGCTTTGCTGTATCCTTACGGATCCTTGATCGAAGCCCAGGATGGCAGGGGCTACGTGTGCCTGTTAACCGATCCTGCGAACCAGTGCAGTGCATACTGTGTGTCCGCACTGCAGCCGGTCATCGATCATCTCTCGCAGGAGCAACAGGATCGGGGAACCTGCGAAGTGAAACTAAATGAAACTGTGGCGAAACTGGATCAGATAGGAGACCAGTTGACGGCGACACAAATTCAAATAGAAATCCATAACGCACTCCTTGTGAGCAATCTTACGAAGGCAATCCCCCAGGATCTTGAGCAAAGACTGAAGGGCATAGAAGGCAACCAGTCAGCGCTAAGTAGTCAGTTGAAAGATGGACAGAAGAGCACGGCAAGCCAGTTGACAGCCATTCAGAAGACTCTCTCCGAGATCGAAAGGAAACTCGTGCTGCAGAGGTACCAACAGATAGGATCAAGGTATTTCTACATCGAACACAATTTAGTGGTGAACTGGAGGACCGCCGAGCAGATGTGCATTGACATGGGCGGCCACCTCGCAGCCTTCCAAAATGAGCAGGAGTACAATGCCATAGCGGGCCAATTGAACAAGGCGAACTACTGGCTGGGAGTCAACGATCTGGCCAAACAGGGCGAGTTTATATCCCTGGCCTCCGGCAAACGAGCCACCTACTTCAGGTGGCGCAAAAATGAACCCAAGTATAACAATCCCACCCAGCACTGCGCTTACGTTTTTGGACACGAAAACGTAATGATTGTTCTATCCTGCACCACTGACCttatgcatttcatttgccaatCGGACAGTAATGTCTAA
- the LOC120455891 gene encoding histone acetyltransferase KAT7 isoform X2 encodes MALESGSSSSESGSSSTSGSTSSETGSSSDTDSSSATPEEKPSTNSSAKSQTQTQQQTNSGNAQRRKPAPSAAEEKSKPSVAPAGRKVNNPPKSKLSSDDDEDEDSAPPAKKNSRAMGSSTVTAAVAASAARRKPPAPVNKPSNPANKSSNPPQRSANNNTNRSLENGEGKRPSLSSSSNSTDDSMKIVKNGRKVPLKMASTVRPKQIRGKLPPAKKNGGGPVISSDGSSGSESGSNSGDESSSGSESEGTDSSNSYSSQPVKGGAKGKRSGPAKMQNSDSEEERKDKANPMRKLTRSLSMRRTKQQPKQDTDSESDGDLEDDKIMISKSAAKKPAPSNLNSTKSKVKREPMGISSGVLSSIKSRPVSPITQTEKKCPIEGCDSSGHLSGNLDKHFLPEACPIYHNMSASECKERANERKLRNEQRLKMPVNIVTAPGNQNTNLKTLSPEQREFLAKIRESRANFKPANNNFLDSKVKLEKDVTDEDREPNLSGLVPDYDLQLFREAQAQASESIEDELKDLPVGKGIKYISMGKYKMKVWYQSPYPDDAARLPKMYICEFCLRYQKSETGIKRHAEKCVWRHPPGDEIYRKGKLQVWQVDGKRYKQYCQHLCLLAKFFLDHKTLYYDVEPFLFYIMTLADVDGCHIVGYFSKFYDSILSGDRIEMRGM; translated from the exons ATGGCCTTGGAGtccggcagcagcagctcggAGTCGGGCAGCTCCTCCACCAGCGGATCCACCAGTTCGGAGACTGGCAGCAGCTCGGACACGGATTCCAGCAGTGCGACGCCGGAGGAGAAGCCATCCACGAATTCCTCCGCCAAATCCCAGACGCAAACGCAACAACAAACGAATTCCGGAAATGCACAGAGAAGAAAGCCTGCTCCTTCGGCGGCGGAGGAGAAATCCAAGCCGAGTGTAGCGCCCGCCGGCAGAAAAGTAAACAATCCTCCCAAAAGTAAACTCTCCAGCGACgatgacgaggatgaggatTCGGCGCCGCCGGCCAAGAAGAACTCTCGTGCCATGGGCAGTTCCACAGTAACAGCGGCAGTAGCCGCCTCTGCAGCCAGAAGGAAACCACCCGCGCCCGTCAACAAGCCCAGCAATCCAGCTAACAAATCCAGCAATCCTCCCCAGCGAtcagcaaacaacaacaccaatCGATCACTGGAGAACGGCGAGGGCAAACGACCCTCGCTCTCCTCCTCGTCCAACAGTACGGATGACTCGATGAAGATCGTCAAGAACGGCCGCAAGGTTCCCCTCAAAATGGCCAGCACGGTGAGGCCCAAACAAATTCGAGGAAAACTGCCGCCGGCGAAGAAAAACGGGGGAGGACCGGTGATCAGCAGTGACGGCAGTTCGGGCTCCGAAAGTGGTTCCAACTCAGGCGATGAATCAAGCTCTGGAAGCGAATCTGAGGGAACTGATTCCAGCAACTCCTACAGCTCGCAGCCAGTAAAAGGAGGAGCTAAAG GTAAGAGGAGCGGTccagcaaaaatgcaaaactcCGACAGCGAAGAAGAGCGAAAAGACAAGGCCAATCCCATGAGGAAACTCACGCGTTCACTCAGCATGCGAAGGACAAAGCAGCAGCCCAAACAGGACACCGATTCGGAATCCGATGGCGACCTAGAAGATGACAAAATTATGATCTCGAAAAGTGCCGCCAAAAAGCCAGCGCCCTCGAATCTGAACTCCACCAAAAGCAAGGTGAAAAGGGAACCCATGGGAATCAGCAGTGGAGTCCTGAGCTCCATTAAATCCCGACCCGTGTCACCTATTACCCAGACTGAAAAGAAGTGCCCCATCGAGGGCTGCGATTCATCCGGCCACCTGAGTGGCAATTTGGACAAGCACTTTTTGCCCGAGGCCTGTCCCATCTATCACAACATGTCCGCCTCGGAGTGCAAGGAGCGGGCCAATGAGAGAAAACTGAGGAACGAACAGCGACTGAAGATGCCCGTCAACATTGTGACAGCGCCGGGTAACCAAAACACCAATCTCAAGACGCTCTCGCCCGAGCAGCGCGAGTTTTTGGCCAAGATTCGCGAGTCAAGGGCCAACTTCAAGCCGGcgaataataattttttagaCTCGAAG GTTAAGTTGGAGAAAGACGTTACGGATGAGGATCGGGAACCAAATCTGTCGGGCCTGGTGCCTGACTATGATTTGCAATTGTTCCGGGAAGCGCAAGCTCAAGCCTCCGAAAGTATAGAAGACGAACTCAAGGACCTGCCCGTGGGAAAGGGAATAAA ATATATCAGCATGGGCAAGTACAAGATGAAGGTCTGGTATCAATCCCCCTATCCGGACGATGCTGCCCGCCTGCCCAAAATGTATATCTGCGAGTTCTGCCTGCGCTACCAAAAATCAGAGACGGGCATCAAGCGGCATGCCGAGAAATGCGTCTGGCGGCATCCGCCGGGCGATGAGATATACCGCAAGGGCAAACTACAGGTGTGGCAGGTGGACGGGAAGCGTTATAAGCAATACTGTCAACATCTGTGCCTGCTGGCAAAGTTCTTCCTGGATCACAAAACCCTCTACTATGATGTGGAGCCCTTCCTTTTCTACATCATGACGCTGGCGGATGTGGATGGATGCCATATTGTTGGTTATTTCAGCAAG TTTTATGATTCCATTTTGTCTGGAGACAGAATAGAGATGCGAGGAATGTAG
- the LOC120457183 gene encoding SOSS complex subunit B homolog: protein MYNVECIPIKDIKPGLKNINVIFIVLEVGVATVTKENREVRNFKVGDPTACINVSIWDEPGKLIAPGDIVRLTKGYASIWRHCLTLYSGKNGEVFKIGEYCMVFNESVNMSEPKRAEQQAVTNPAAPPAGLPAGGGAPGLPAKGGATGIPQPAVAAAAGAPATQSAVTTAPAAAAASAPQTTTKPGTRGGRGGGGRGGLKGERR from the exons ATGTACAACGTGGAATGCATTCCCATCAAGGACATAAAGCCGGGTCTGAAGAACATCAATGTTATCTTCATTGTCCtagaagtgggcgtggccaccgTTACAAAGGAAAACCGCGAAGTGCGGAACTTCAAG GTGGGCGATCCCACGGCCTGCATCAATGTCTCAATTTGGGACGAGCCGGGCAAACTGATAGCACCGGGCGATATAGTGAGACTGACTAAGGGCTACGCCTCCATCTGGAGGCACTGCTTGACCCTTTACTCCGGAAAGAACGGCGAGGTGTTCAAGATCGGCGAGTACTGCATGGTCTTCAACGAGAGCGTAAACATGAGCGAGCCGAAGCGGGCGGAACAGCAGGCGGTGACCAATCCCGCTGCTCCTCCGGCGGGACTGCCGGCCGGTGGTGGTGCTCCTGGCTTGCCCGCCAAGGGTGGTGCCACTGGCATTCCACAGCCTGCGgtggctgcagcagcaggtgctCCCGCCACCCAAAGCGCCGTGACCACTGCTCCTGCTGCGGCCGCAGCAAGCGCACCCCAAACGACAACGAAACCGGGCACCCGTGGCGGCCGTGGAGGTGGAGGACGAGGTGGACTTAAAGGGGAGCGGCGATGA